The Glycine soja cultivar W05 chromosome 19, ASM419377v2, whole genome shotgun sequence genomic sequence TTGCCATCTGCAGCCCGAAGCGAGCCGAGTTGAACTGGGGCTTGAGTCTGAACCACTTTGGATGATCCATAGCCTGATAAATCAACACCTTCTGCCTTCTCTTTCTCAAGCTGCTCTTTGATCCAAAAGTATGTAATTCTCAGCCCATCCTACAATATGAGAATTGAGATGCTATgagttgtgtttgtgtttggttaACCAGTTAGAATGGTACAAACAGACATTCACATCAATGACACAAAATCCTTGGTTCCTAATTTTATGCTTTGAAAAGTCTGAACTCCCGTTTGTAGTTATGCTTGCAAACGGGTTTCCAAATACACCCTAAAACATACAATCCTGCTGATTGATAAAAAGATCAAAAAACAAATGAGGGGGTAACCAGAAGTAACCCCATAGAAGACAAGAACAACTGCAAAAATCAGACATCCCAATTTGCTAGGAAATCAACACTTAAAAAATGAAGATAGGAAAATACTAGTATAATGTAGGAACTATACTCATTTCATTACTCTTTTCTTGATAATGATCGATCAAATTTGGTAGGAAATTCTTTTTTCagataataaaaggaaaaataattaattttacacaaCCACATTGAAACGAATACTATGATGGAAGAATGACGGTTAAAAAACCTTTCATCTGAAGTAAGAAATAGGGATAAATTGTATACGGTGAAAACAAGGTGATTTTAACcccattaaaataacaataataccTTCAACTTCATAGTTGGAGCCCAGCCAAGTTTCTCTTTGATTAATGTATTGTCTGAATTACGGCCCCGAACACCTTCTGGGCCAGGAATATGGTATATTGGTATATTCTTATCCTCAAAGCTAAGAACAATCTCAGCCATCTCATTCATGCTGACCATTTCATCACTTCCAATATTCACCGGCTCCCGGAAGTCTGATTTAGTCAATCTAAACACAAAAAATGGACCAGAACTGTAATGTTAAATCTTGGCAAGGAATTAGAACTAACTGACAAAAGACATAAAAGAAGCTAACATATGCTTGACTTGTTAAACAGTAGACTGCATTCCTCAATAGAACCAAATAGGgcaaatcttaatatttttatagtcaCTTAAATCCCTGTTGCTTCCATTTAGTTCAGTAAATCTTGATTGAGATAATAATAACAAGGTTTCTGCCCAATTTGCTAAACTGGATTTCACAAAGAAACCTACTTATGAAAATTGCAAATTGAGAATTCTTAGATTATCTTAAATTCTTCAGAACTAGCAATTTCAGAATAGAGAttttacaattatttacatttatgaTTGAGCATGAATGTGGTTCATTTTCAGCATTCATAAAAACACATAtccataatttaaattttaaaatgagaaaCCCTCAAAATAAGTCATTAATTTAGATGTAATAGTCATTAGCCACAAAATCCGCAAGGAATACCTCAGTACACCTTCAACACACTCATCAATGAAGGTGAAGGATCTTGTTTGCAATCCATCTCCCCACATCTCAAATCGATCTTTGGAAGTAAGTGTCTTGCGACAAAAAGCAGCAGGAGCCTTCTCCCTTCCACCTATATGACAAAACACAAAGCAACAAACTTGTTAAATCCAAAAGGCTACAAAAGAATGTCCACTAGTTTATTGACTCAAATACAACAACTGCAAAAACTTGCAATTCAGTCAAGAACATACCCTTCCATGTCCCATAAGGACCATATATGTTATGGAATCTCCCAATCCGGCACTCAATTCCAAAATCCTTGTTATAATGCTTGCATAACTCTTCTGTTGCAAGCTTCTCCAGCCCATATGCATCTTGTGGCTATAAAAagtcaaatattaaatatatcccTGCTAACCTAAGTATTTTCAAGTGAATAACCAGAATAAGTTGAACAACTAATTAAAAGAATCAGCAACAAACCTCAGCAGGCCAGGCATCAGACTCCTTTAAACTCACATTTGTCTCCAACTGTTTGAATTCCGGATAGATACAAGCACTAGAGGcataaaaaaaccttaaaaaaaaataaaccaaaaaacaaGGATCACTATGTCAGCGACATAAAGACTATATTATGCAATTGAAAGTGACATAATAACACATGTTTGTTCAAAATGAATGACCTCTTAACACCATTGATCCTGGCAGCCTCAATCATGTTGAAGCTAATCATGGTGTTGTTGTACATAATGACTGAGTGGTTGGACTGGATAAAACCCATCCCACCCATATCAGCAGCAAGATTGAAAACATGGTCCACACCCTTGGTAACTGTCAAGCAGTTATCCATGACCCTAAGGTCAACAAGATGGAATTCATGGCAGAACATGTCCTCAGTCATGTGCTCATTCTTCTTCCAATCAGAAGCAATGATGTAATGTCCCTCGGTCTTGAGGCGGCGAGCAATGTGCGAGGCAATGAAACCACCAGCCCCAGTGATGGAAATTCTGAGCTTTTCAGAGGGCCAGTAAGGTTCCCTCTCAAGGTTTTGGTATGTGTATGCTCCATAGTCGGTTGTTCCAGAACTTCCCATGCTGCACACTccacatgaatgaattagtCAGAAACGCATAAAATATAACCAGAAACAACAGTTCCAACATGCAAGTTGCTGTTTTAAGGAAGAACCAGACAGAAAAACACATACGGAATCCTACCGACAGAGATTACAAGAAGCACATACATGCATACCCCCACACGAGGGCACATGGAATGGAACAACATTATAaaaatgcaataaaataaattaaagggtgcatatgaaaaatattaactcGCCGATACAAATTTTGCAAAAATATTTAGTACCTAAATTGGTGGTCATGGCAGGTAATCAGGTATTaagattaaagaaaaacaaagtagGAAAACATGAAGCATGAATGAGACAGTAGTGAGGCATTACTACTTTAAAAGGTTGAACAAAAGAGTCAAAAGAGAGGGGATTTGAGAGGAGATACCTGAGAACTGAAAGTGAAAAAGGATTAGGAtttaggagaagaagaatggaTACAGGTGGGTTTGGAATGCATGTGTGGTGGGTGTCACTGCTATATATAGAATAGAGTGCCAAAGTGTGAAAGCAGAACCACTCATTTGAATGTCACGTTATTTTGAACATTCGATTGaaacttctcatttttttaatctttttttttatcatgttatatcatttatttatttatttttatcatattatatcatttatcgaaatatcatatcatttattaaaatgatatcttgagaaaaaaaattatacactaataatataaaataattaatttatgttgtgaccattaaatttttatacttttacattattaaaacattcttattaaattgtaaaattattcaCCTGTACTCTTGAATAATTTAACAATATACCGTTTAAGTTtgaactatttttattaatttttgaatttttagaaaactattcatattttataatttaaaatttttcattaattttttctataaatacctTTGACTGATAGTAATTGTTAAATCAACTATTTCAAATAATACTAGTTgtttcattaatattattaactaaaaatataactatttaaataataataataataatagttgttcttcataaaaatgttattaataagTACATTAAATGCATTGATTAAAGAGTAAATGGATTAAAAGTATTTACTGAAATTGGTCCTATTATTATactgaaaatgtaaaataatgagTATATAATTCGAAAACTAAGTCCCTTTTCTCATTCTTTCAATTAGATATTCTTAATATTCTGCTTTATCTGGTGGAAGTCTATTTCACATACCACGCGCACAATTGACAAAAAATTTTCTCCCCCCGCCATTTAAAACTACCttcctttatatatatgttttacacttaattttttttcaatcacacATTTCTTTCAATCTATGTATTATTATATACTATAATTTCTAAGTGACTGTAAAATAACTACTTTATATCGTTGATCACTCGACCCTTaagtttttatacttttatattattaaagcaTTCTCATTAAATTCTAAAAGTATTCACCCTGTACTATTTAATACCTTTAAAATAGGTAGTTTGAACTATAGTTAATAATGTTTTGACTATTTTAagatttattgatattttataatttaaaatttcatctgtaaaaaaaattcattattttttttctatttatacctTTTACTGAAAATTActaaatcaattatttcaaaCAATACTAGTTgtttcattaatattattaattaaaaatgtaactctatctttaaaaaaaacaatattagtTGTTCTTTATAAAAATGCTATTCATAAGTACATTAAATGAGTTGAAGTATTTACTGAAAGTGGTCGTCCTATATATTATTGCATTagtgtcatttttttatgttaattgcaTTAAATGCGTTTTTTTATTGCATTATAAcattaaaatgttatattttgaaacaaatgCTATTCTATACGGTTCATttcttaattatgatttttttattcgtagggataaaaaataatataaatttttttacaataactcGTATTTTATTCAAGCAAATTAAACTCCCTTTAACttcttaattatgttttaagtaCACTCATTaatgttctaattttttttttttggctacaaacatttaaattttacaacatTATTTGACGgattattattcttaaaataataagaaattaaaaataaaatagacttattttcataaaaagaaggcttaaatgaccttttaagTTCATATAAAATAGACTTCATAATTGTTTAATCTATATACAAAAAGGTTGacaatatttatttcatttattaacgTTTTACCAATCCAATcttaaatacttatttaaaatttgatatgtataatgattaaaataatattagataattcaattattgtatttgttgttaaattcgttttttttttttgcacaagtttaagcttcacttttataaaatatatgcatgtaaagataaaattgaaactaactatcaaatttagtaaattaatatgtttttatgtaatatatctttatatattataaacttaTAAAGTTAAGAGACTCTGACTATCAAGTTAAAATGTGTGTAAAAAGTGGTGAGAATGAGTGAAGTAGTAGTTCATACCCGAGTAGAAATGTCATATTTATTTTGAGTTAGTATGTGAAAATATGTAATTGTGTGTTGAAGTACCTGGTTGACCTAAGAGCAAAGGTGGAAACTAGTTCCAGAACATTGTTCGTGATATCTGTTAATATTGCAAGACTGTTGTCGTGGTTATGCATGTATGTTATGAAGACACATTACGTGGGCAGCACCGAGCCGAGAAGAAGAAAACAGAGCACGAAGCAGTTTTAGACTTGAGTAGTACGCAATGCAACTTCCTCATTCTTATCCTATCGTCATCGCTTTAATGGAAAAACCAGAATCATGTGAATTCCTGcaccttccttgcttctcaCTTTATTCATTTCCTTATCTGCAATGCATTCCTGATTTCGGAGCAATTGAACCTTATTTCACCATCAAACTAAATACTGATTCATCTGATTATAAATAGTAAGAGTGTTCAATATTTTGTTGCTTAATCTCTCTATTTATTTAGTTGCGAATCTTTAATTATTCACCGctggtattttttatatttttattagtctATATAATTAAGTCTATCTTTTTTTGGTAAAGTTCTGTAGTCGACACTGATTATTAGATAAATCTCAgccttaaaatttaattaagatgaaa encodes the following:
- the LOC114398160 gene encoding GDP-mannose 3,5-epimerase 2-like, which encodes MGSSGTTDYGAYTYQNLEREPYWPSEKLRISITGAGGFIASHIARRLKTEGHYIIASDWKKNEHMTEDMFCHEFHLVDLRVMDNCLTVTKGVDHVFNLAADMGGMGFIQSNHSVIMYNNTMISFNMIEAARINGVKRFFYASSACIYPEFKQLETNVSLKESDAWPAEPQDAYGLEKLATEELCKHYNKDFGIECRIGRFHNIYGPYGTWKGGREKAPAAFCRKTLTSKDRFEMWGDGLQTRSFTFIDECVEGVLRLTKSDFREPVNIGSDEMVSMNEMAEIVLSFEDKNIPIYHIPGPEGVRGRNSDNTLIKEKLGWAPTMKLKDGLRITYFWIKEQLEKEKAEGVDLSGYGSSKVVQTQAPVQLGSLRAADGKE